ATAATAACGAACTGTAGCCGTTAGTCTATGGTCCATGGTCTATTGTCCATGGTCCTGAAAGGGGGAATTTATGAAGGCAGGAGGTCAAACGAGTAGTGGAGGTGGCGGGACGGGTCTTACGCCAAATATCGCCAGTCTTTTGTGTTATATCTGTGCTCCCATCACGAGCATTATTTTTCTGCTGATCGAAAAAGAAAATAAAGATGTCCGCTTCCATGCGTGGCAGGGAACTTTTTTTGGAGCCGGCATGATTCTCTTGAACATTGTTCTCAATGTTTTGGGAATTATTTTGGGTCATCTTGCCGATTTT
This sequence is a window from Deltaproteobacteria bacterium. Protein-coding genes within it:
- a CDS encoding DUF4870 domain-containing protein, whose protein sequence is MKAGGQTSSGGGGTGLTPNIASLLCYICAPITSIIFLLIEKENKDVRFHAWQGTFFGAGMILLNIVLNVLGIILGHLADFLGGLILGFLIPIVWLAALVLWVICLVKAYQGERWRIPVIGDMAAQKAGV